The following proteins are co-located in the Vigna angularis cultivar LongXiaoDou No.4 chromosome 2, ASM1680809v1, whole genome shotgun sequence genome:
- the LOC108329204 gene encoding transcription factor TGA2.3 isoform X3, with protein sequence MGSRSRTVNVTSKDTNKVVNGMPSYAPPLPSSSSMGIEATNVHPSRISEFGTLEQSLGFRVEDTINLSRNPVFSQMKSNSQALGADIQFGALNKTLALQKDTQPNLASTSGHRENWGETNMADASPRTDTSTDDTEDKNQLPERGESSDRSKDKSDQKTLRRLAQNREAARKSRLRKKAYVQQLESSRLKLTQLEQELQRARQQGIFISSTGDQAQSMSGNGAMAFDVEYARWLEEHNRQTNELRAAINSHAGDIELRTIVDNFMAQFDDIFRLKGIAAKADVFHILSGMWKTPAERCFMWIGGFRSSELLKLLVSQLEPLTEQQLMGIYNLQQSSQQAEDALSQGMDALQQSLSETLANGSPNSSGSSGNVANYMGQMAMAMGKLGTLEGFLRQADNLRQQTLQQMLRILTTRQSARALLAISDYFSRLRALSSLWLARPRE encoded by the exons ATGGGTAGCAGAAGTAGAACGGTAAACGTTACCAGTAAGGACACCAACAAAGTTGTGAACGGGATGCCAAGCTACGCTCCTCCATTGCCTTCTTCGAGTTCCAT GGGCATAGAAGCAACTAATGTTCATCCTTCCCGCATTTCTGAATTTGGAACCCTAGAGCAATCTCTTGGATTTCGTGTTGAGGATACCATTAACCTTAGCAGAA ATCCAGTGTTTAGTCAAATGAAATCAAATAGCCAAGCTCTAGGTGCTGATATTCAATTTGGAGCTTTAAATAAG ACATTGGCACTACAGAAAGACACACAACCGAATCTTGCTTCAACATCTGGTCATCGTGAGAATTGGGGAGAGACCAACATGGCTGATGCTAGCCCCAGGACCGATACTTCAACAGATGACACGGAAGACAAAAATCAACTG CCTGAAAGGGGTGAATCCAGTGATAGATCTAAAGATAAATCAGATCAAAAG ACCTTAAGACGGCTTGCTCAAAATCGTGAGGCTGCCAGGAAAAGCCGACTGAGGAAAAAG GCATATGTACAACAATTAGAGAGCAGTAGGCTGAAACTGACCCAACTTGAGCAGGAGCTCCAGCGAGCCCGCCAGCAG GGAATATTTATTTCAAGCACTGGAGATCAGGCCCAGTCAATGAGTGGAAATG GTGCTATGGCATTTGATGTAGAGTATGCACGATGGCTAGAAGAGCATAACAGGCAAACAAATGAGCTAAGGGCAGCAATAAATTCCCATGCTGGAGATATTGAACTTCGAACAATTGTGGATAATTTCATGGCTCAATTTGATGATATCTTCAGGCTGAAAGGTATTGCAGCAAAAGCTGATGTATTCCACATTCTGTCAGGGATGTGGAAGACTCCAGCTGAGAGGTGTTTCATGTGGATTGGAGGCTTTCGCTCGTCTGAACTCCTCAAG CTTCTTGTGAGTCAGTTGGAGCCTCTAACTGAGCAACAGTTGATGGGCATATACAATTTGCAGCAGTCATCCCAGCAGGCTGAAGATGCTCTTTCCCAAGGGATGGATGCATTACAGCAATCACTGTCTGAGACACTGGCTAATGGTTCACCCAACTCATCGGGCTCCTCGGGAAATGTGGCAAATTACATGGGGCAAATGGCTATGGCCATGGGAAAGCTTGGTACTTTAGAGGGTTTTCTTCGCCAG GCTGACAATCTGAGACAGCAAACACTCCAACAGATGCTTCGGATATTAACAACCAGGCAATCGGCTCGAGCTCTTCTTGCGATTAGCGACTATTTCTCGCGGCTGCGAGCCCTGAGTTCTTTGTGGCTTGCCAGGCCAAGGGAGTGA
- the LOC108329204 gene encoding transcription factor TGA2.3 isoform X2 has product MGSRSRTVNVTSKDTNKVVNGMPSYAPPLPSSSSMGIEATNVHPSRISEFGTLEQSLGFRVEDTINLSRNPVFSQMKSNSQALGADIQFGALNKSIITSDINLSAAIAGSQTLALQKDTQPNLASTSGHRENWGETNMADASPRTDTSTDDTEDKNQLPERGESSDRSKDKSDQKTLRRLAQNREAARKSRLRKKAYVQQLESSRLKLTQLEQELQRARQQGIFISSTGDQAQSMSGNGAMAFDVEYARWLEEHNRQTNELRAAINSHAGDIELRTIVDNFMAQFDDIFRLKGIAAKADVFHILSGMWKTPAERCFMWIGGFRSSELLKLLVSQLEPLTEQQLMGIYNLQQSSQQAEDALSQGMDALQQSLSETLANGSPNSSGSSGNVANYMGQMAMAMGKLGTLEGFLRQADNLRQQTLQQMLRILTTRQSARALLAISDYFSRLRALSSLWLARPRE; this is encoded by the exons ATGGGTAGCAGAAGTAGAACGGTAAACGTTACCAGTAAGGACACCAACAAAGTTGTGAACGGGATGCCAAGCTACGCTCCTCCATTGCCTTCTTCGAGTTCCAT GGGCATAGAAGCAACTAATGTTCATCCTTCCCGCATTTCTGAATTTGGAACCCTAGAGCAATCTCTTGGATTTCGTGTTGAGGATACCATTAACCTTAGCAGAA ATCCAGTGTTTAGTCAAATGAAATCAAATAGCCAAGCTCTAGGTGCTGATATTCAATTTGGAGCTTTAAATAAG TCAATTATAACATCAGATATAAATCTTTCTGCTGCTATTGCTGGGTCTCAGACATTGGCACTACAGAAAGACACACAACCGAATCTTGCTTCAACATCTGGTCATCGTGAGAATTGGGGAGAGACCAACATGGCTGATGCTAGCCCCAGGACCGATACTTCAACAGATGACACGGAAGACAAAAATCAACTG CCTGAAAGGGGTGAATCCAGTGATAGATCTAAAGATAAATCAGATCAAAAG ACCTTAAGACGGCTTGCTCAAAATCGTGAGGCTGCCAGGAAAAGCCGACTGAGGAAAAAG GCATATGTACAACAATTAGAGAGCAGTAGGCTGAAACTGACCCAACTTGAGCAGGAGCTCCAGCGAGCCCGCCAGCAG GGAATATTTATTTCAAGCACTGGAGATCAGGCCCAGTCAATGAGTGGAAATG GTGCTATGGCATTTGATGTAGAGTATGCACGATGGCTAGAAGAGCATAACAGGCAAACAAATGAGCTAAGGGCAGCAATAAATTCCCATGCTGGAGATATTGAACTTCGAACAATTGTGGATAATTTCATGGCTCAATTTGATGATATCTTCAGGCTGAAAGGTATTGCAGCAAAAGCTGATGTATTCCACATTCTGTCAGGGATGTGGAAGACTCCAGCTGAGAGGTGTTTCATGTGGATTGGAGGCTTTCGCTCGTCTGAACTCCTCAAG CTTCTTGTGAGTCAGTTGGAGCCTCTAACTGAGCAACAGTTGATGGGCATATACAATTTGCAGCAGTCATCCCAGCAGGCTGAAGATGCTCTTTCCCAAGGGATGGATGCATTACAGCAATCACTGTCTGAGACACTGGCTAATGGTTCACCCAACTCATCGGGCTCCTCGGGAAATGTGGCAAATTACATGGGGCAAATGGCTATGGCCATGGGAAAGCTTGGTACTTTAGAGGGTTTTCTTCGCCAG GCTGACAATCTGAGACAGCAAACACTCCAACAGATGCTTCGGATATTAACAACCAGGCAATCGGCTCGAGCTCTTCTTGCGATTAGCGACTATTTCTCGCGGCTGCGAGCCCTGAGTTCTTTGTGGCTTGCCAGGCCAAGGGAGTGA
- the LOC108329204 gene encoding transcription factor TGA2.3 isoform X1, which translates to MGSRSRTVNVTSKDTNKVVNGMPSYAPPLPSSSSMGIEATNVHPSRISEFGTLEQSLGFRVEDTINLSRNPVFSQMKSNSQALGADIQFGALNKVQSIITSDINLSAAIAGSQTLALQKDTQPNLASTSGHRENWGETNMADASPRTDTSTDDTEDKNQLPERGESSDRSKDKSDQKTLRRLAQNREAARKSRLRKKAYVQQLESSRLKLTQLEQELQRARQQGIFISSTGDQAQSMSGNGAMAFDVEYARWLEEHNRQTNELRAAINSHAGDIELRTIVDNFMAQFDDIFRLKGIAAKADVFHILSGMWKTPAERCFMWIGGFRSSELLKLLVSQLEPLTEQQLMGIYNLQQSSQQAEDALSQGMDALQQSLSETLANGSPNSSGSSGNVANYMGQMAMAMGKLGTLEGFLRQADNLRQQTLQQMLRILTTRQSARALLAISDYFSRLRALSSLWLARPRE; encoded by the exons ATGGGTAGCAGAAGTAGAACGGTAAACGTTACCAGTAAGGACACCAACAAAGTTGTGAACGGGATGCCAAGCTACGCTCCTCCATTGCCTTCTTCGAGTTCCAT GGGCATAGAAGCAACTAATGTTCATCCTTCCCGCATTTCTGAATTTGGAACCCTAGAGCAATCTCTTGGATTTCGTGTTGAGGATACCATTAACCTTAGCAGAA ATCCAGTGTTTAGTCAAATGAAATCAAATAGCCAAGCTCTAGGTGCTGATATTCAATTTGGAGCTTTAAATAAG GTGCAGTCAATTATAACATCAGATATAAATCTTTCTGCTGCTATTGCTGGGTCTCAGACATTGGCACTACAGAAAGACACACAACCGAATCTTGCTTCAACATCTGGTCATCGTGAGAATTGGGGAGAGACCAACATGGCTGATGCTAGCCCCAGGACCGATACTTCAACAGATGACACGGAAGACAAAAATCAACTG CCTGAAAGGGGTGAATCCAGTGATAGATCTAAAGATAAATCAGATCAAAAG ACCTTAAGACGGCTTGCTCAAAATCGTGAGGCTGCCAGGAAAAGCCGACTGAGGAAAAAG GCATATGTACAACAATTAGAGAGCAGTAGGCTGAAACTGACCCAACTTGAGCAGGAGCTCCAGCGAGCCCGCCAGCAG GGAATATTTATTTCAAGCACTGGAGATCAGGCCCAGTCAATGAGTGGAAATG GTGCTATGGCATTTGATGTAGAGTATGCACGATGGCTAGAAGAGCATAACAGGCAAACAAATGAGCTAAGGGCAGCAATAAATTCCCATGCTGGAGATATTGAACTTCGAACAATTGTGGATAATTTCATGGCTCAATTTGATGATATCTTCAGGCTGAAAGGTATTGCAGCAAAAGCTGATGTATTCCACATTCTGTCAGGGATGTGGAAGACTCCAGCTGAGAGGTGTTTCATGTGGATTGGAGGCTTTCGCTCGTCTGAACTCCTCAAG CTTCTTGTGAGTCAGTTGGAGCCTCTAACTGAGCAACAGTTGATGGGCATATACAATTTGCAGCAGTCATCCCAGCAGGCTGAAGATGCTCTTTCCCAAGGGATGGATGCATTACAGCAATCACTGTCTGAGACACTGGCTAATGGTTCACCCAACTCATCGGGCTCCTCGGGAAATGTGGCAAATTACATGGGGCAAATGGCTATGGCCATGGGAAAGCTTGGTACTTTAGAGGGTTTTCTTCGCCAG GCTGACAATCTGAGACAGCAAACACTCCAACAGATGCTTCGGATATTAACAACCAGGCAATCGGCTCGAGCTCTTCTTGCGATTAGCGACTATTTCTCGCGGCTGCGAGCCCTGAGTTCTTTGTGGCTTGCCAGGCCAAGGGAGTGA